Genomic DNA from Ascaphus truei isolate aAscTru1 unplaced genomic scaffold, aAscTru1.hap1 HAP1_SCAFFOLD_3128, whole genome shotgun sequence:
TCCAATGATGCCCTATTGAGAATTCCGCACCAATCATTACAGAAAACAGGGTTATCACTCCCAATAGTGGGTCTATTCTGAATGCGGAATCCTCTAGGGATCAGTTTCTGTTTGTAGTATTCTGAAAGTGTTGTGTCGTGCGAAAATAATTCAATTTCTTTTTAAGTCACTCTAGGTCATTTATATAATCAGTTGGCCTATCTGGCCCAAAGGCTTCCTCAGGAGTAGATTTAAACAAAATCCTTtcaacttcctctggattaaaTGTTTTTATAAGAGCTCTATTGGTGACTCCTATTGACAAGTTAGTAAGTCCTTCCATATGGGAataccacacacaaaaaaaacctgaACTAGTGCAAccacaaaaatacacaaaaaaaaataaataaaaaaggtgaAACAAAGGGGGTGTCCTGTGTATATGTACAGGTCTAGATAGAAATAATCAAGTTGAATAAAATTACATGCAatagaggtcggaggcaggcagcaagTAGGAACATCGGGGTTgcaggcaggcagcaagcagaaaCGTCGGTGTCACGCATAGGTCGGAGGCAGACAGCAAGCAGGAACATTGGGGTCACATGCAGGgtttggcaacaggaaggcaggagcaggaactgagactagggaacagggctgggacttgctagcaggaaacagactgtgGCAATCTAGTttaatagcaagggcctttaatatgaccAGGACTCAGAACAGGAACAAAACTGGGCAGAAGCGGAAAACAATTGGAGACCATATGCTCAACCTTAATACTCCAAATTAGAATTGTACAAGGGGTGCATGGGGAATGTGTTGCGACAGCACCAAATGATCAAGAGGATCATACAAAGAAACCCCAGATGCTTGCACTCTACCTTTAAATAATACCGGTAGTCAAaataattgaatgggaagtcatacacgcatgcgcataaataatcaacaaggttccaaagagacatacacgcatgcgcagaaatgtgagaacacgctcgggaagattaaagccacaaagccaaccattacaaatgaatggtttgggagaggtgtcgataagaagtagaaatactttagccttgtgtgtgtgcggcggggagggggagagcgttgtatgctggattatcagttcaaataaatattttcaacaggtcatcataatgttttgaaccccacacccccaaatcaaaatcacagtatgccacccacctcataaagtacgcaCATgcctagtgtagaattaaaaagctacagtagtgattgattctcagaatatcaagaattgttattcAAACACAAGTCAAGAAacggggaaaaaaaaataatttcagacttgaaattctaattgaatgggaagtcatatacgcatgcgcagaaatgtgatgacaggctcgggaagattaaagccagaaaGCCAACCATTACTAATGAAAGTTGTGgaagaggtgtagataagaagttgaaatactttagccttgtgggggagcgagggggagagcgctgtacagctggattatcagttcaaagaaatatttgcAATAGGTCATCAGAAtctttaatgcgcagaaatgtgatactgtaacacgcctatgcgtttcaacaatgttccaatgagacatacacgcatgtgcataaaataaacagtatgaaaagagcaagcctagcaaaagtattgattaataaataatacatatagaaatgtgatgacgcaTACATTATCCGCATGAGGAGGATAATctgataaaaatattttatattcggaagaagacgcaacgttatatttttgtaatactgtacttttcTCTTTAGTATacggtatacagtacagtactgtgtgtcctcatattttttgtgTATGGCTTAGGAGCcacatactactgtatacagtatgaacaatatacagaaatgtacggctgtaggttgaattgctattagactttgaagacaacagctcgcgatcccccacttgagtttctagatggtattgcagacaatgctaaaagaCCAATCGCAAACATATCGAAAACCGATtggaaaaaaaaagtaaatttctaaacggttggaaaacagagcgcatctggccgcggttatcagagcggctcGGCTTCGGCCGGTATAGAATAAAGGCTGACGCagctgtacagtatttgtatttaaggaatcatagcaagctCTTCATGGAAAAAGGACTCTTATTGCCATTCTAATCCAAGGACTGTTTTGCATCCAGAGACTGGTATCATTTTTACTAGTTAGTGCGACCCAGGACTGTTTGCTCTCCTGTAATTCAGTTATTCAGACAAATCCATATGGGAGGATTTGCCTATATGTTCTGAGGCAGCCATCCCCTTAACCATTTATTGTAGTGTGTAGGGGATATTAACATTATGTCaccattattgtttatattgtgtATTATTGTTTTTATCACTATGGCACATAAATAGTCTTAGTAGTTGATCACTATTTCAATAGGTTGAGCGCTGATTATATGTGTTATTagtttaatttttattatcactgtatttatttttgtttacttctgttagagaTCGGCCTGAATGAGGAACAGAACTTGAGCTCTGATACATCCAGAAGCTGTCTGACTCCCCGCAACCCAGAAGTGCAACAAAACAATGATTCCTGCCACATTTTGGACACGTACAAGGAACCATTACCACatgatggtgaatttacagaccttgtacagcacacagtggagacggactctaaatatgggtccagcaaaaggtatgcGAGAGATTTAAGAAGAAGCTGTGGTGCTCAGCCTTTTCTCTGTTGTGAGTGTGGCAAGAGCTTCTCACTGGACAGGGACCTGCTCACACATCTATGTGTCCCCGCTAGAGagcaaacctttacatgtacagtTGGTGGGAGCAGTTTCTCACTGAAGGGGAAACTTCTTTCACAGCAGATGATTCAGACAGCAGTGACTCCTTTtacttgtacagtgtgtgggaaaccgTTAAGTACCAAGAGAATCCTCCTCAATCATCAGTgggttcatacaggggagaaaccattcacatgttcagagtgttgTAAAAGTTTTTCTCTGAAGACTGGGCTCTTCAAACATGAGcagactcatacaggggagaaaccattcacatgtacagagtgtgggaaacaattcacagttaagCGCAGTCTCGTCAGACACAAGATGACTCATACAgaagaaaaaccattcacatgtacagagtgtgggaaacaatttagtATTAAGACCAGTCTCCTCaaacaccagatgattcatacaggagaaaaaccattcagaTGTACAGAATGTGGGAAAAAATTTCGTATTAAGAGAAGACTCCTCATACACcggatgactcatacaggggagaaaccattcacatgtgcagagtgtagtaaaagctttacTCGGAAGACAAATCTCCTCAtgcatgagcggattcatacaggggagaaaccattcacatgtgcagagtgtagtaaaagcttttctcggaagagAGAGCTCCTcgtccatgagcggattcatacacgggagaaactattcacatgtacagagtgtgggaaacaattcaataTTAAGATAaacctcctcaatcaccagatgattcatacaggggagaaaccattcacatgtacagtgtgcagtaaaagcttttctcagaagGCAAATCTCCTcgaccatgagcggattcatacaggggagaaaccattcacatgttcagagtgtgggaaaccatTCAGAGTTAAGAGGgatctcctcagacaccagatgattcatacagggaagaaaccattcacatgttcagagtgtgggaaaaaaaTCAGATATAAGAGGGAtttcctcagacaccagatgtctcatacaggggagaagccattcacatgtacagagtgtagtaaaagttTTTGTATGAAGCAAAAACTCCtcatccatgagcggattcatacaggggagaaaccatacacatgtacagagtgtgggaaacaattcccagttaagagcagtctcctatcacaccagatgattcacacaggtgagaaaccattcacatgtacagagtgtagtaaaagcttttctcggatGTCATATCTCCTCagacatgagcggattcatacagggtaGAAAcccttcacatgtgcagagtgtgggaaaagttttTCGCAAATTAGCATCCTCCTCACCCACCACGGGATTCATACACGGGGGGGAAACCATTTCCATGTACATAGTGTggggaaagcttttcacagaggATCAGCCTCCTTACACACATAAAATATGTGAATTTTCAaagtagggttgggcaatatactAGTAGCATAGTAATACTGCAGTAATAAAAATGGGCGGTAACTCAATACTTTCCATTCCTTATTACCATGGCATTCCTATCAGCAGCTGCAGAGTGGGGGTGGATCTGGCAGAGAGGtgtggggatggggacagtgtcaGAGAGAGGACTGAGTGTGGGTCTGGTAGAGACAGTGGAGTGGGAGCTCCATGACTTTCACATGCTGAAGCTATAAGGAATCCTCCTGCTGGTAATCTCACCACTCCATattaaccacttcccctctgccatgcctcttactccttcccttccaccgtgactcaacccctttctctcctcccccatattTCTC
This window encodes:
- the LOC142483271 gene encoding uncharacterized protein LOC142483271; translated protein: MRVSPVCLPLFSFVAVRTLKTGAETRRTNMRAESSQVPGRSKEPTDMREIGLNEEQNLSSDTSRSCLTPRNPEVQQNNDSCHILDTYKEPLPHDGEFTDLVQHTVETDSKYGSSKRYARDLRRSCGAQPFLCCECGKSFSLDRDLLTHLCVPAREQTFTCTVGGSSFSLKGKLLSQQMIQTAVTPFTCTVCGKPLSTKRILLNHQWVHTGEKPFTCSECCKSFSLKTGLFKHEQTHTGEKPFTCTECGKQFTVKRSLVRHKMTHTEEKPFTCTECGKQFSIKTSLLKHQMIHTGEKPFRCTECGKKFRIKRRLLIHRMTHTGEKPFTCAECSKSFTRKTNLLMHERIHTGEKPFTCAECSKSFSRKRELLVHERIHTREKLFTCTECGKQFNIKINLLNHQMIHTGEKPFTCTVCSKSFSQKANLLDHERIHTGEKPFTCSECGKPFRVKRDLLRHQMIHTGKKPFTCSECGKKIRYKRDFLRHQMSHTGEKPFTCTECSKSFCMKQKLLIHERIHTGEKPYTCTECGKQFPVKSSLLSHQMIHTGEKPFTCTECSKSFSRMSYLLRHERIHTG